From the Amblyraja radiata isolate CabotCenter1 chromosome 26, sAmbRad1.1.pri, whole genome shotgun sequence genome, one window contains:
- the sumo2 gene encoding small ubiquitin-related modifier 2 yields MADEKPKDVLKSENDHINLKVAGQDGSVVQFKIKKHTPLSKLMKAYCERQGLAIRQIRFRFDGQPINETDTPAQLEMEDEDTIDVFQQQTGGHY; encoded by the exons ATGGCGGACGAGAAGCCCAAG GATGTGCTGAAATCAGAAAACGACCACATTAACCTGAAGGTGGCAGGCCAAGATGGTTCAGTTGTGCAGTTCAAAATCAAAAAGCATACACCTCTAAGCAAACTGATGAAAGCATACTGTGAACGCCAG GGGTTGGCAATTCGACAGATCAGATTCCGGTTTGATGGACAGCCCATTAATGAAACGGACACGCCAGCACAG TTGGAGATGGAAGACGAGGACACAATTGACGTATTCCAGCAGCAAACTGGAGGCCATTACTGA